The following nucleotide sequence is from Zea mays cultivar B73 chromosome 1, Zm-B73-REFERENCE-NAM-5.0, whole genome shotgun sequence.
ctagatcaaaaggacagggttacccggagaaagactctcaagttctacaagatacaatgcaaccagcattctgaggaagaggctacgtgggaaactcaagatttcttgaataagaatttcccaggctttctagcctcatgtaatttgtaaaatgTATATAATTATTGCAATAAAGGAATGAACCCCCACGccaccctgccttgtaccagaaataaggaaataaaaatgtgacacatttccttttccattactcacccttggactttaaatctcgggacgagattcttttatggggggaaggatgtaacacccctggtgttactataactaaaacttgagcatgacatcatagcattggcattgcatatgtttgatacacctagagtgcattcactaggcaaaaatttcaaacaagttgtactgtTTTAAggattttgcaaataggaccctggttaaagaacttaaccctaaatggaggttaaaggggtaaaacttaacccaagatgagaaaacctaaagactttagggaaagagtcataaaatatccccaaaaacaaagtggagtcacatttatacccctgagataccagaaaccctaattggaaccctggaaaaccctaaaaccaaaccctaggggcttatgtgcaaaattaatcCATTttgggactaaagtgcaaaaaaccaagtcaaataaggttcttaagtcccttggttcacaaatgtgtggacttgaaagccaaatgtTGAGTTTTAGACTCAaatgcaaaaaggaccccaattgagatttctctaaatctgaatttcagtttagttggttcaactttggagccctgtatcttttaaaatataggaaTTTTGCCCAaggtgaccacaacaagtttgtagaccaattaagggagaacaactttgcttaagaatgtgagctcagttattaagaagaatttagagataattaagcctgaagtttggctgtcaggctgattaagtctgaaaatcagactgACAGTGGTATTGGATCATCTTTGGCAACAGTTTATGACTAATCTAGTAAGAATTTGCCCATGGATGTTGTAACAAAGATGAAGATGGTATAATGGacaacaactttgctgcagaacttTAAGTATGTTACCATAGAGAATTGTGAGCAAATTGGGCCTAAATACTGGCTGTCAGACACTCTGAATAGGTATTCTCCATGGTACAGTGCACAGATTAGGACGACAGCGCGGGCGACTCGACGCCGGTGACCCCTCGCCGTGATTCACGCCACCGCTGTAGGATTCACGTCGCCGATGACCCGATAAGGCCGCCAGGTAAAAGCCATCCCCTAGAgataactccggtgactcaccgtgacTGCCCTTCTGCTTTGCGGCTGTAGCCGATAAGCTCACCGTCAACTgccgcctcccggccgtgcgTCGCGTGGCTCAACCCTTCCACCGCGTCGCTGTAACTCGCTACTGCTGTCAAATcaacgccggtgaggttgccacggcGTAGGACACTAATTCGCGTGCGCCAGTGTTCTTCtccacctccgaccgccgcgcgtcttgCTCGAAATTCACGGCCACCACCCGCTAGCACTATAAATTGACCCCTCCCTGAACTCCGTAGGGTAGTAAGCTGTCCAGCCACCACGAATTAGCCGCAGTCGTTCACTGGAATCCGCGAATTTGGAATTCTCCCCAAAACCCACTCTCCGCCACCGTGAAGAACAACCCGCCGCGGCCAACGCAAATCAGGGTCAATCCTGTCGTTGTTTGTGTTGTTCGTACATTCTTGTATGACCACGATGCTCACTGCCCCACTTAATTGAATTATCTCGCCACCAATCGCCGGGAACACAACCGTATAGCCGCCATgatcacggccaccgtggccagagctacgTAGTTGGTCTTTGTTGCAATTAGGTTGGGGGAAATGGTCAGGGTAGCCCCGATTTCATGTCTGCCTTTCGGAGAACCCAGTCGTTGCCCCGTTCGGCCGGTAcaggtgctcgccggagcacggTCGCGCGTGAACGGCGTCGGGGACATCACCATGCAAAAGGATAGAAGATGGGGGTTCTTAGTGCAAATAGTCAGTGACTTGGTTAAACAGTGAAAGAACCTGTTCTCAGTTAATAAAAACTTCAGGGCCCTTTCTGCAAAGTTGCcagagcgcgggcgcgcgcgcgctctttcccctctggactgggccgtatgggctgaaaccagcccattactgttgaagtttttcctttttttctttttcagcagagctttagaaatctgctaaaaatggtagaaaaatggtaaaattgtgaacctaggcttgttattttccctagaatttaataaaaataattttgtgatttttattggaaataagaaattttagggtatttaaagtggttaaaagtgatagttatggatttttagaaaataattggtaagtccaaaaatgcccaaactttttatgggaacttaaaataatatttagaagccttgggtagggtttgagttgatttggaccatgtttgataactagaacccaaaaccaccccctgccctatgaactcctttaccgactccgaaaaccctaggttctcggagtaccgtgaaggaaagttgtactcaagacttagataataagtttatattatcttggcatcctcatgagcatcccatggcatccattcttatgcatatatatggttatgttagaacacgaagaagaagaagaagtcacTGAAGAAGGGACACCACCATCCTCTGAtcctcaagcaggcaactgctattatttcgatatttgtggatccgagcaggACTCACCTgataacaaaggcaagccccggtgcatttgccaccctccttgttgtttttaaaatctttctcacttgcttgatgcattaggtgataggagttgattgataaaacaattcctgcattaccttccttgaatttgattaccttccttgatcacccattttacaaaagattttgatgcttagtcttgctttagaaaaacaaaatgttttgtttttacaaaatatgatgtggcaaaggtgggtgggttgttttcaaaataaaacttgatggtgaatccatcacggccgtgatggattcaacattggaaaagatgtacctctgccaggtacccacctttggggttaaatgattaagctgagaccgggcgggtgacttgcacgagaagagagtctcggtgtagtgtctccgtctgagtcgattaaggaccttgtcgatgtaggcttgatgatcgaggaccctttaactggtcacatgcctcgtcatgggtaagccttgcctcaggcagactaaggccggaataagataacacgaaatgggcgtggagcggtggcgagagtagcgtgtaccctccgtggcaagaggctggacggtggtgtatctgtgctctcggtttgcgtgaacctgatccggtcttaagaaccccggtggcgggttgacatatgcaagggttaagtgctacatatgtcgtgtgattggagatcctcagctgagtataatcgattcggatcgccgtaccttcgcggttatgaagacttggtcactgacctacacgtagcattccactaaagatgatgggtttttgttaagaaattggctagtgtaggaccagtgattgaactagggtagaaagaactctagttacaggtaattctacttaacttgacaaataaaactggattttaaggatccactttagtaagcatttctgcaaaacagagtctttgattattgaaaagccttaccttgactcccatataaccagcatacccttgagagtcttttctttagtcgggtaagacttgctgagtaattccatactcagggtttatccctttgttgtttttaggtgaggaagtagcaaatTTCTGCTGCTTCTATGCCAGGGTGGTTcctaaagaagaaaaacaagactgaagtgcgggaggacttggtcctccacataggatcttttgcttaaacttatcgggaggggtttttgcctcccttggtttgtataatattattactctgcactcgtttttagttctggtctgtaacaaaacaacttgagcttgtttttaaaataaatgtaagttatgtacatcgcttccgcatttctttacctccgatgttctgtaatgtctgcaagacgggtgagacgttcctggtaaggtaaggaaagataccgaacttgtcaagtagttcaggggcacctacagggttgtctgaagtccgttggacaaggacaactgtaggtgggcctaattacttgggaggttccgtcacacaagACGTACAACAACCatctttgttgggggccttcctcttccgaaggtcctcaaaaacgtgactaaccatatgttttcagtatgacatagactattacaggaggcttcggctttgggatgaaggttcTCTCATGACAAAGGCATGTGTAATatgaagatacaacccgaagGTGACATGGATGAACGCCGAAGCTATGGCTAAAGGAGCTTCGCCTTGGTATAATAGCAAGGATGAAGGACGGAACCGACctaaggggaaaagactacttcgTCCTTGATAACTCGCATTATAATTAAGAGTAAATGTCAGGGGCATGGATGTAATCTTAtccgggttgtgtcccgtgcctataaatagatgaacaatagcaccgtactgtttacgttggattgtaatctctctctcGCGTCATCTTTACATTCTCACCTTCTGGCGAGCCGAAGGTACCCTTTGTATtataaatatcattaatgttaattcttATATGtggatataaatataaataaattgtgAGGATCTGATCATTATCTTACATTCCTTAATGTTCTTTCACAtccttatttatatttatatttatactcgtatgttgagatgatgaagctacgtccttcatgacattcgtctgaagatcattatatccgaaaggaaataatgcttcgaagaacgaaggtctttaatcattaacaattttgttgccttattcttcatctatagcatttgaggacaagtgaccaacattggcgcccacctccggtgtactcacttccacaaccttcagcAAAGCATCAgccttcatcatgccgccgaagaagacagcagtgccaggggctgcactgcagccgctggacattgtaacaccccaggtgttatctCCAGTAAACAGCGATTATGGATTTAAGCGCAGGATATCAGTATATAAAGTGGACACTAAATTTTAATAATCTCGCAAAAGTTCGAATTGGGTGCCATTTTCATTTCGATAATCTACGCAATTAAAAAGGGTTCATGAAACTTTTGGATTATCGAATCTTCGTCGCTGGCGGATTTTTGAACTGTTCGGATCACACGCGTAAGTGAATACGAAAATCAGAAAACTTCTGATTTTATGTAAAATTTGGAGCCCCACGCTATCCGAAAAGAACAATGTGCACAGCTTCTCGCCCACATGTGTGATGCGTGTCGTCGCTTCCAGAATGGATCGCATTCTCGATGCCGCATTGATATAGCGCATTTATTTCGTGATATGTCGAGCCGTGTGTCCGTATAAAAGTATACagagaatacgaattcggaagcctgacccactcggatgatttttatcccgggcaaattaatttgaactcgaagACTAAAATATTTGGGGCAAAATAATCTGAATCATGCATTGTCTAAGAGAAATCGTGCGCGAGGTTATGGTCCAATTTATTCTTCAGCACACTCTGTAAGATACTAAAATCAACTGTGTTTAGATGGCAGATAAATTTTTATCCGAGATCGACTAAACCAGTGTTGTCTCAAATAATGTATCCGATATCCAGTCTGTTCACGTGTTGCCCAAAATAGTCACGAAAACTATCTAAACGAAATTTAGTCAGAATCGTAAACTTCGGATTTTCCGTTTCGTGATTCAGAAAATAGAGTGTGTAGCCGTTTGCCGTATAGCATGTCGACCCTTTGTTTATCGCTAAAAATCTTAATTCAAAAATATATGCGATTCACTTgtataaaaaaagaaaagaaaaaaaaaatatcCCAGCCGACCCTATCCGCTCAGCCGCCCTCTCCCTCCCTGATTTTTTCCAGCCACGTGCTCCTCTCTGCCGGCGCCCATCTCCTCTGCTCGCCGGTTCCCTTTCCCCAAGCTCAAGTTCCTATGGGTCTTCCCCCAGCCGCGCATTCCTCCAGCTCGCGGAGCTCCCTGGCTCGCCCCTCCACGCACCACTTCGAGCTCTCCTCCAAGCTGTTGCGCCCTAGacttctctccctccctccccttTTCCCTGCTGCGCGCGTCGGATCCCAGCTTGTGGAGCTCCCTTCCGCTCCCAGCTTCCTCTGCCGGCGCCCAAGCTTCTAGTCCTTCAATCCGTGTCGCGCCCCTCTCTGCTTGCCTCACCCTGCTCCCTGGTGCCAGAGCTTCCTTTGCGCGGCATGGCCGCTGCGCCCGAGGTCGCGTGCTCCACCGTGTCGAGCTCGCCCCTGCGTGCAGCTCCCCATCTCCATGGCCATCGCTGCCCctgcttttctctctctctctctcctccatgGCCATCGTTGCCCctgcttttctctctctctctcctccatgGCCGCGTCTTGCCGAGGACCCTGCTGCAGCTTGCTCGCCGCGTGCTGCCCTGCGCGCTCGCAGTGGGCATTTCCCGTCGTGCCCGCGGTCTCCCCGCCCGCGACGCCCGGTGTTTTCCCCAGCTCGGATCTTGTTAGCCGCCATTCTCTGGAAAGTGTGTCGGTCGGCGTcgtggagttttgtttagtcggcTTGTCGTCGACCTTGCCGGTTGTTATCATTCCTCGTCGCGTGGTGTGTGCAGCAACGTCGTTGATTCCTCCGTGGTGCTTGTCAACGAACTTCGATTCATCGATTCCTCGTCTTCGGTTCAGCTCATGTATGCATGTCGAACGTGTTCGCCGCTTGACCCTATGTCTCTAGTGTTCGTGACCTCACCGTCGTCGGAGTCCTCACTAGATTCGTGTCCTCGCTAGAGCTCGCGCTAACCTGCTCGACCACACCTCGCCAGCTCGCTCCAGACTCGCTCTCGTCATCGTTCCGTGCATCATCAATAAAAACAAGAgtcgggtgaagacgaagctagcagcgtgATATTCACCAAGTGCTCGACACAAGGGCTAAACCAGAATCCTTGTTGTGTTCACGGAAAACACGTCAGATTTAGAATGGTATGCCAATTCATATTTCTGTTAGCTTAATTATTGGTTTGATGAATAGATTGTGTACATAAGTATGAAGTGGTCGTGTCACGCGAAACTCAAGTTTAAAATAATTATTGTGTGAGGAGTGGTTAAGTGAATAATAAGTCTAGTGTCTCGCTCATAAAACTGATAAATGTGGTCATGGTTAAATTAAATGGTTGTTAAAATGTATCACGGGTTGTATGTGTTGATGCTCATAAATGTAGAGTTgacacatcgtctttgtatgatgAAGCATATGTTTGGGGTGTTAATTATGTAAAAGATATTGATAGACATATATGCTATATTTTGGCTAGTTCATAACATGTAAAACTGGTTTGGGATTTTAATCAGCTAGCCGACGGTTTCTATTTGAATAATAATGGTGATGTGGTGGATAGGTCTGAGGTATAAATGATGTGAAGAATATGTTAATAAATTTGTAGGCAAGGTATGATTCGATTAAAAATACTCTACCTGCTAAGTCATAAAATAATGTGATATCGATATCTAGTATTTTCGTACTAGATTTGTGATGTCTTGCtataggtgtttaattcgctatcgcgtagcactatttaggctggtgatattcctgtctatatgcattcatgtgcataatgcattccattcaggtacgttaattaatcacgtgaAGCAGAAGACGATCCAGGTTGACCCTAGGATAATGTAGAGATTGGACATCTCCGCAAGACAACGTTGTCAGTCGGACCAACCTGAAGATGGACAAACGGAGCAAGTACCGGAACAAAAGCTGATCGCCAAGTGGACGttgtctaacaacactaacctagtgttcttctaggcaagccccggtgcatttgccacctccttgcagtTTTaatatctttatcaccttgtttgatgcattaggtgataggagttgtgtgctaaacaattgatgcatttccttccttggaaaattgattacccttccttgatacccttttatgaaaaggatttttgatgcttagccctgctttagaaaaacaaaatgttttgttttaaaacaaaaggtgatgcttcagactggatgggaatttttacaaagaaaaacttGTGATGATGGATAtcagggccttgatgggttcaacatcggaaaagatgtacctctgccaggtaccaaactttggggtttaAATGATTAAAATGAGACCGGGTGGGTGGCTTGCACGAGAAAGAAGTCTAAGTGTAGtacctccgtctgagtcgattaaggaccataccgatgtaggcttgctgattgaggaccttttaattggtcacatgcctcatcatgggtaagctttgcctcaggcagactaatactagaaaggccaacacacaatgggagtggagagatggcgagagtagtgtgtaccctccgtggcaacaggctggacggtggtgtatctgtgctctcagttaGCTTGAAGCCGGTCTGGTCTTaaaaaacccggtggcgagttgacatatgcaagggttaagtgctacatatgtcgtgtgattggagatccccaactgggtattaatcgattcggatcgtcgttacttctcggatatgaagacttggtcactgccctacacgtagcaatccagtgaactgaagggatgataaaaagatggctagtataggccaagtgcttgaactagggtagaaagaactctagatgcaggtaactttacttaacctgacaagtaaaaatggattttaaggatccactcatagtaagcttttctgcaaaacagagtctttgattcttgataagccataccttgaatccttttaaaaccagcatacccttgagagtcttttctttagtcgggtaagtcttgcgaaagtacactccgtactcagggttttcgaacccatgttgttgtaggtgaggaaacaacagacttttgatgtttttgttctaaggtggtgcccaaagaagaacatcaGCTATGAAGCcgagggaggatgttggcctcccacttgaaaaacaatatacttttatgcgggaggggtttttgcctcccgggtctgtaataatactctaTGCACTCATATATCCTTGTTTTGTAATAACACTAATACTCTGTCTCTATATttgaatgaatgtaaattaagttattgtaattgcttccgctattctttcctccgatgtgatgtaatatctgcgtgacaggtgaagcgctcttgggcgaggaaatgAGGATACAGtacccgaacttgtcgagtgattatgtgcatctacagggttgtccaaagtCCGTTGATGGTACACGACcctattgcgtgttggcctttctggtattagtctgcccgaggcaaagcttacccatgatgaggcatgtgaccagttaaaaggtcctcgatcagcaagccatatcggtacggtccttaatcgactcagacggagacactacaccgagactctcttctcgtgcaagtcacccgtccggtctcagctttatcatttcaaacccaaagtttggtacttggcagaggtacatcttttccgatgttgaacctatcacggccatgatggatccaccatcaagttttagttTTGAAACAACCCATCCACTGTGAAATATCacctttttgttttaaaacaaaacatttgtttttctaaagtaggactaagcatcaaaaaaccttttaataaaacaagtaatcaaggaatggtaaacagttccaaggaaggaaatgcagtaaTTGGTTTAAcacacaattcctatcacctaatgcatcatataaggtgataaagattttaaaacagcaaggaggtggcaaatgcaccggggcttgccttgtgttgtaggggagtcaggttctgttccacagatatcaaaataaaacagTTCCCAGCAGGTGGATTTTCAGTTGATGGtgcagtctcctcttcttcaacagtcacttcttcttcattttctatacataaccatatataaccatgaatgctcatgtgatgcttatgaaaatgcaatgatagtagatatacatcaagttgtatcttgaatacaactttccttcacggtttaccagggaaactagggtcttctaggtcaacaccctagtagggttagacagttttaccctaagaagctagggttttggctttgggaatcaaacaatgtccaacacatgtcaaacttcacccatgggttctaattatcaaattaagtttatccaaaaagttttatgatttttggagtcttcaaataatttctaaaattccaaaagtctaggttttggccttcttaaatactacataattcttGGTTTGGACTAAAATTCTTGGAAgtatttttattaaatattatAGGAATAttggagtctagcaaaattggtcccatatttttagcatttttctagaattttctatgaatttctcAAGTctaggagaaaaagaaaagagaaaatgaTGAATAGTATTGGGATGGAATCGGCCCAAGTCGGCCCGTGAACAGGCAAATGCGCCCGCGCGCACCCGTGTTGTTAGGTTTGCACAGAGGACACTGGCCATTTGAAAAAACGATTAACAGTCCTGCGCACTATTTCTATGTGTCACTGACATTTGAGTCGAGGCCCCTCCCTTTCTATTCCTTCGCAAGTTGAGGTCCCCGACCATGGACGACGGAGCAGTGGCTCCGGCGAGCCTGTACTGGCTGGATAACGCAATGATCGGCGCTCAGGTGTGGCTGACACCTAATTCCACCCATAACGACCATAACCCCTCAATTAATTGCAAAGTTCTAGCTCACAATCtctctgtccacggtgatggcACGAACTAAGGACAAACCGAggtgttcccggcgatctaacATCGTTTAGTTCAATTGGCTAGGTCGATGAGCATCCTTAGCACACCAAGGTGCTGAAACGAGAGTGAGGAGGGCGTGAACGGACCTGCAGAAGGCTGGCCACGGCGCGGCGTTCACGGAGGCGCGGAAACCCGATTTGGGGAAAAAGAGGAATTAGAGAGCTATGGTGGCTAATTGGAGGCAGGAGCGGGTGCTCTGGCATTGTGATTACCTAACGAAGCTAGCGGTATGCTCAATTTATAGAGTCCAAGAGCGGTGGCTCCTAATTTTGGAATGGCGTGCTGGCGGCCGTAGAGAAGGAAGGTTACTATCGCAAGGGATTCATGGCTTTAACCATGGCAAGTCCTCTAGCGATGGACGGGCTTGGTACACAGGTTCACTGTGCTAAGCTTCCAAGACATGTGGCACACAATCGTTAAGTGGCTAACGCCGGTGAGGATCATCCCCGCCAGCCGCAGTGCAAGTGGGTACGACGAGCTCACCGTCGACCGTGTCCGAGCCAATTCGAGCGCTAAGATCTTTAATCCCCTCAGTTATCCACTTGCGCTGGGCATGAATCGCAGCGGCCGGTGCGAATCCGGGCGCAAGATCACCGGCAGCGAGGGGCGATGACCTTGGGGATCTTTTTCAGTTACTGTACAATGGGATCCTTATTCAGAGTGCCCGACCGAGCACATTTGGGGATGATTTATTCCAAAACTTGTGTAGCAACTTGATCATCcatctgtatcaaagttgtagtTCTATAAACAGCTACA
It contains:
- the LOC100279415 gene encoding uncharacterized protein LOC100279415, whose protein sequence is MAIAAPAFLSLSLLHGHRCPCFSLSLSSMAASCRGPCCSLLAACCPARSQWAFPVVPAVSPPATPGVFPSSDLVSRHSLESVSVGVVEFCLVGLSSTLPVVIIPRRVVCAATSLIPPWCLSTNFDSSIPRLRFSSCMHVERVRRLTLCL